In Candidatus Margulisiibacteriota bacterium, the following proteins share a genomic window:
- the rph gene encoding ribonuclease PH, producing the protein MKRADNRTDNQLRPVRITRKYLKHPAGSALIEMGSTKVICTASIQEKVPEHKRGTGSGWITAEYGMLPGATNDRYQRESNGRVKGRTHEIQRLIGRALRAVVDLKKLGERTILIDADVIQADGGTRTAAITGCFVALCEAIAKLRHDKKIDGDPIKEFVAAVSVGVIEKDCLVDLAYDEDSAAELDMNLVMTESGRLVEIQGTAEKEPFSKATLDKLVDQGGKAIHQLIAVQKKVLGVKA; encoded by the coding sequence GTGAAGCGAGCCGATAACCGGACCGATAACCAGCTTCGCCCGGTCAGGATCACCAGGAAATATCTGAAACACCCTGCCGGCTCCGCCCTGATCGAAATGGGGAGTACCAAAGTCATTTGCACCGCTTCCATCCAGGAAAAAGTTCCCGAACATAAACGGGGGACCGGTTCCGGTTGGATCACCGCCGAATACGGAATGCTTCCCGGCGCGACCAACGACCGCTACCAGCGGGAAAGCAACGGCCGGGTCAAAGGCCGGACCCACGAGATCCAGCGCCTGATCGGCCGGGCCCTTCGGGCGGTCGTTGACCTGAAAAAACTCGGCGAACGGACAATTCTTATAGACGCCGACGTTATTCAGGCCGACGGCGGGACCAGAACCGCGGCGATCACCGGCTGTTTTGTCGCCTTATGCGAAGCGATCGCCAAATTGCGCCATGATAAAAAGATCGACGGCGATCCGATCAAAGAATTCGTCGCGGCGGTCAGCGTCGGGGTGATCGAGAAAGATTGTCTGGTCGACCTGGCCTATGATGAGGATTCTGCAGCCGAGCTCGACATGAACCTGGTCATGACCGAATCGGGGCGCCTGGTGGAGATCCAGGGGACGGCGGAAAAAGAGCCGTTCTCCAAAGCGACCCTCGATAAACTGGTCGACCAGGGCGGTAAAGCGATCCATCAACTGATCGCGGTCCAAAAAAAAGTCCTCGGGGTGAAAGCATGA
- a CDS encoding glycosyltransferase family 4 protein, whose amino-acid sequence MKNILFLEQFSSLGGGQRMLLQLLKGLDRSTFNPSVIIPAEGELTKELTKLGVKYYCLPMATLTLGRKNIFDLISYFYNSIFLAIAAVKIIRREKIDLLYAKAPRTFLWGTLAAKICRRPIVWQLHSIFRGLELKAALLAAKLGAARLIADSLAAAAPFKALQPKVRVVYNGIETALYTVPQDKALAKADWQLTSGQPMFGYVGRITRLKGLTDYIEAAAEVAKAVPDAVFFIVGRVMFGGAAEEAYFDSLKKLIEKLGLTGRVKFLGFVADLPRFYAALDSLVLPSIEPEAGPLVVLEAMAAGKVVITTDNGGQAEVITDGESGYLYQAGDRQKLAAKMIEACTDQEKSRRLGEAARAKALRDHNLEQYRANILRVLREVI is encoded by the coding sequence ATGAAAAATATTTTATTTCTCGAGCAATTCTCTTCCCTGGGCGGCGGCCAAAGGATGCTCTTGCAGCTGCTCAAAGGTCTCGACCGTTCAACCTTTAATCCCTCCGTAATCATCCCGGCCGAAGGGGAATTAACCAAAGAATTAACCAAGCTCGGCGTTAAATATTATTGTTTGCCGATGGCGACCCTGACTCTTGGCCGGAAAAATATCTTTGATCTTATCAGTTATTTTTATAATTCCATTTTTCTGGCGATTGCCGCCGTTAAAATAATTCGGCGCGAAAAGATTGACCTGCTTTACGCCAAAGCTCCCCGGACCTTTCTCTGGGGGACCCTGGCCGCCAAAATTTGCCGCCGGCCGATCGTTTGGCAATTGCATTCGATCTTTCGTGGCTTGGAATTGAAAGCTGCTTTGCTGGCCGCAAAATTAGGCGCGGCTCGTTTGATCGCCGATTCGTTGGCCGCCGCCGCTCCTTTTAAAGCTTTGCAGCCCAAGGTTCGGGTCGTTTATAACGGGATCGAAACGGCGCTCTATACCGTTCCCCAGGACAAGGCTTTGGCCAAGGCCGATTGGCAGTTGACTAGCGGCCAGCCGATGTTCGGTTACGTTGGACGGATCACCCGGCTTAAGGGGCTGACCGACTATATTGAAGCGGCGGCCGAAGTCGCGAAAGCCGTTCCGGACGCGGTCTTTTTTATTGTCGGGCGGGTGATGTTCGGCGGAGCGGCGGAAGAGGCTTACTTTGATTCCTTAAAGAAGCTGATCGAAAAATTGGGGCTGACCGGGAGGGTCAAGTTCCTGGGCTTTGTTGCTGATCTGCCGCGTTTCTATGCCGCCTTGGACTCATTGGTTCTGCCGTCGATCGAACCGGAAGCGGGGCCCCTGGTCGTCCTGGAAGCGATGGCGGCGGGCAAGGTCGTGATCACGACCGACAACGGCGGTCAGGCGGAGGTCATTACCGATGGTGAGTCAGGTTATTTATATCAGGCTGGCGATCGGCAAAAGCTGGCGGCCAAGATGATCGAGGCCTGTACCGATCAGGAAAAAAGCCGGCGGCTTGGCGAAGCGGCCAGAGCCAAAGCGCTCCGCGATCATAACCTGGAGCAATACCGGGCCAATATCCTGCGCGTCCTGCGGGAAGTTATTTAG
- a CDS encoding polysaccharide biosynthesis/export family protein, which translates to MKRFIVFGLILSLVSPVFSQIDAVPNLDDGYLVGDNIDESVYKLAPGDGVEANLIVGENDLSLNYRFNIGPDGKIFFPKVGEILLLGKTIPDAKQTINEKIKSVYKEKYLFSFRLVQPRRVQIYLTGSEDKPLYVGEKKYVSVYGEVARAGRFEYIPGRNFSDYISYAGGPTQRANLSSSTITRKDKKFTVNGAGIIFNGNLKDDMAIEPGDVINVPAQFFYFTDFGSFSAMILTFVALYSTFLK; encoded by the coding sequence ATGAAAAGGTTTATCGTTTTTGGGCTGATTCTTTCCCTTGTTTCGCCGGTTTTTTCGCAAATAGACGCTGTCCCCAACTTAGACGACGGCTATCTTGTCGGCGACAATATCGACGAGTCTGTTTATAAGCTGGCGCCGGGAGATGGGGTTGAGGCGAACTTAATTGTTGGCGAAAATGATCTCTCCCTTAATTATAGGTTCAATATCGGCCCTGACGGGAAGATCTTTTTCCCGAAAGTCGGGGAAATATTACTTTTGGGGAAGACGATCCCGGATGCCAAACAAACGATCAATGAGAAAATAAAAAGCGTTTATAAGGAGAAATATCTTTTTTCTTTTCGGCTTGTTCAGCCGCGCCGGGTTCAGATATATTTGACCGGCTCGGAAGATAAGCCTTTGTACGTCGGCGAAAAAAAGTATGTTTCGGTTTACGGGGAAGTTGCCAGGGCGGGACGTTTCGAATATATTCCGGGCAGGAATTTTTCCGATTATATCAGTTATGCCGGCGGCCCGACGCAGCGGGCGAATTTGAGTTCCTCCACGATTACCAGAAAAGATAAGAAATTTACTGTTAATGGGGCGGGGATCATCTTCAACGGGAACCTCAAAGACGATATGGCAATCGAGCCGGGGGACGTTATTAATGTTCCGGCGCAATTCTTTTATTTCACTGATTTCGGAAGTTTTTCCGCGATGATCTTAACGTTTGTCGCTTTGTATAGTACGTTCCTTAAGTAG
- a CDS encoding GNVR domain-containing protein: MDEDINLRDYLAVVLKRWPLVLIISVGSMLFFGLPSLSKDKVYEAKISVLLKESSGTNSSATGQLASMLGFKAGSGAAEFPKILNSRSVAEIVFDKLQLDKKIKGWDSPEVKKQELVGSLMSMMDISGSDLMEIKVITKDPALAADIANVTVAAGEQYWKKINYTETRKKREYIESQLPRIEGELRRAENAIKKFTLISNDPGALQGVELKRLEREYEIQNATYIMLRKEYEAVKLDQSKELAPFSIIDPAEIPDKPLKNKVILNFVIGLVFGVFGSVFLAFFLEYWQTTGYPSKKG, from the coding sequence ATGGATGAAGACATAAATCTTCGTGATTACTTGGCGGTAGTCCTTAAAAGATGGCCGCTTGTCCTGATCATCAGCGTTGGATCTATGCTTTTTTTTGGTTTGCCTTCGTTGTCAAAAGATAAGGTTTATGAAGCGAAGATCTCGGTCTTGTTAAAAGAGAGTTCCGGCACGAATTCTTCGGCTACCGGGCAACTGGCGAGCATGTTGGGCTTTAAAGCCGGCAGCGGCGCGGCGGAATTCCCAAAGATTTTAAACAGCCGGAGCGTGGCGGAAATAGTTTTTGATAAACTTCAATTGGATAAAAAGATCAAAGGCTGGGATTCTCCGGAAGTAAAAAAACAAGAATTGGTCGGTTCTTTAATGTCAATGATGGATATTTCCGGCTCGGACTTGATGGAAATAAAAGTCATAACGAAAGATCCCGCTTTAGCGGCGGATATCGCCAATGTCACGGTGGCGGCCGGCGAGCAATACTGGAAAAAAATAAATTACACTGAAACAAGAAAGAAACGGGAATATATTGAAAGCCAACTCCCCAGAATTGAGGGCGAGCTGCGGCGGGCCGAAAACGCGATAAAAAAATTCACTTTGATATCCAACGATCCCGGGGCCTTGCAAGGGGTTGAATTAAAAAGACTGGAAAGGGAATATGAGATTCAAAACGCGACGTATATAATGTTGAGAAAAGAATATGAAGCGGTGAAACTCGATCAATCTAAAGAGTTGGCCCCGTTCTCGATAATTGATCCGGCCGAAATACCTGATAAACCGTTAAAAAATAAGGTCATCTTGAATTTTGTAATTGGTTTGGTTTTTGGCGTTTTTGGCTCGGTATTTTTGGCTTTTTTTCTTGAATATTGGCAAACTACCGGTTATCCAAGCAAAAAGGGATAA
- the recG gene encoding ATP-dependent DNA helicase RecG, with protein sequence MSNLQTPVQYVKGVGPKLAKIFAKVGVYTVLDLLYFIPRSYEDRRSIKPINQLHPADNEVIRGELLRVEPQVTRNRFSILKATIGDQTGRIQAVWFNQPFLLKSFRLGMQLIISGKIEYSDYDGRLQILPKDFEIDDGDPTKIVSIYPLTEGLYPKKVRAVVKTALETYLPLIEDEKERRSLAILHTPEEMLEVEKARNYLAYKELFVFQLGLLLNRKKYKEELAGNLLTIDEKMKKAFLAALPFKLTAAQEGAMADIFQDFQTGRPMNRLLQGDVGSGKTIIAAFAAYAAIKNGYQAVILAPTEILAQQHFTKLQQLFEPFKITLDLVTGSTAGRRKKEAKLTADLLIGTHALLEGKITFNKLGLAVIDEQHRFGVHQRASLINKGKAPHILVMTATPIPRSLALTLYGDLDRTIIDALPPGRVPIKTFFVTEGRRQDCYGFIRTKVKEERQVFFVCPLVEESEALDLKAATLEAEHLQKEIFPELRVGLLHGKMKSAEKDKIMESFKNKELDILVSTTVIEVGIDIPNATVMVVEHAQRFGLSQLHQLRGRIGRGSEQSFCFLVGDPKTPEAKARIKAMVETTDGFKIAEADLQLRGPGDFFGVRQSGLPTFRVADIMRDEKIIQQARAGAQALIEKDIESARNRWASQGASAEDPKGIEHSAFN encoded by the coding sequence ATGTCAAACCTGCAAACACCGGTCCAATACGTTAAAGGGGTCGGGCCCAAGCTCGCCAAGATTTTCGCTAAAGTCGGGGTTTATACGGTTTTGGACCTTTTATACTTCATTCCACGCAGTTACGAAGACCGCCGCTCCATCAAGCCGATCAACCAGCTTCATCCGGCCGACAACGAAGTAATCAGGGGGGAACTCCTCCGGGTCGAGCCGCAGGTTACCCGGAATCGCTTTTCGATCTTGAAAGCAACGATCGGCGACCAGACCGGACGGATCCAGGCGGTTTGGTTTAACCAGCCATTTTTACTAAAATCGTTCCGCCTGGGGATGCAACTGATCATTTCCGGCAAGATCGAGTATTCCGATTACGACGGGCGGCTGCAGATCCTCCCCAAAGATTTTGAGATCGACGATGGCGATCCGACCAAGATCGTTTCCATTTATCCGTTAACGGAAGGTTTATACCCCAAGAAAGTCAGGGCGGTTGTCAAAACCGCGCTGGAAACGTATCTTCCTCTGATCGAGGACGAGAAAGAACGCCGCTCACTGGCGATCCTCCATACCCCGGAAGAAATGCTGGAAGTGGAAAAAGCCCGCAACTATCTGGCCTACAAAGAACTCTTTGTTTTTCAGCTCGGTTTGCTCCTTAACCGGAAGAAATATAAGGAAGAGCTGGCCGGTAATCTTTTAACGATCGATGAGAAAATGAAGAAGGCGTTTTTAGCCGCTCTCCCTTTCAAACTGACCGCCGCGCAAGAGGGGGCGATGGCCGATATTTTCCAGGACTTTCAAACCGGACGGCCGATGAACCGCTTGCTCCAGGGAGATGTCGGTTCCGGTAAGACGATCATTGCCGCGTTTGCCGCCTATGCCGCGATCAAGAACGGCTATCAGGCGGTGATTTTAGCCCCGACCGAGATCCTCGCCCAACAGCATTTCACCAAACTCCAACAGCTTTTCGAGCCGTTTAAGATCACGCTCGACCTGGTGACCGGTTCGACCGCCGGACGGCGTAAAAAAGAGGCTAAACTGACCGCCGATCTGTTGATCGGGACCCATGCTTTGCTGGAAGGAAAGATCACTTTCAATAAATTAGGGCTGGCAGTCATCGACGAACAACACCGCTTCGGCGTTCACCAGCGGGCCAGCCTGATCAATAAAGGTAAGGCCCCTCATATCCTGGTGATGACCGCGACCCCGATCCCGCGCTCCCTGGCTTTAACGTTATACGGCGACTTGGACCGGACGATCATCGATGCTTTACCCCCCGGCCGGGTCCCGATCAAAACATTTTTTGTCACCGAAGGACGGCGGCAGGATTGTTATGGCTTCATCAGGACCAAAGTCAAAGAAGAACGGCAGGTTTTTTTTGTTTGTCCGCTGGTCGAGGAATCGGAGGCGCTTGACCTGAAAGCGGCGACTTTAGAAGCCGAACATCTTCAGAAAGAGATCTTTCCCGAACTTCGGGTCGGGCTATTGCACGGTAAAATGAAAAGTGCCGAGAAAGACAAGATCATGGAGAGTTTTAAGAACAAGGAACTTGATATCCTGGTCTCGACGACGGTGATCGAAGTTGGGATCGATATCCCCAACGCGACGGTCATGGTCGTCGAACACGCCCAGCGCTTCGGCCTTTCCCAGCTCCATCAGCTCCGGGGACGGATTGGGCGGGGGAGCGAGCAGTCTTTTTGCTTCCTGGTCGGCGATCCCAAAACGCCGGAAGCCAAAGCTCGGATCAAAGCGATGGTGGAGACGACTGATGGCTTTAAAATTGCCGAAGCTGACCTCCAATTGCGCGGGCCGGGCGACTTTTTTGGCGTCAGACAGTCCGGTTTGCCAACGTTTAGGGTTGCTGATATAATGAGGGACGAAAAAATCATCCAGCAAGCCCGGGCCGGAGCCCAGGCCTTGATAGAAAAGGACATTGAAAGTGCGCGTAATCGCTGGGCTAGCCAAGGGGCGTCAGCTGAAGACCCCAAAGGGATCGAACACTCGGCCTTTAACTGA
- the coaD gene encoding pantetheine-phosphate adenylyltransferase: protein MNIAVYPGSFDPITNGHLDVIERAAKLFDKVIVAIIRNPEKKSFFSLKDRFEMLKSSSFHCDNVEIDSFDGLLVDYVRRKKAGAVVRGLRAVSDFDYEFQMALTNRRMAPEIETVFLMTDYRYSYLSSSFVKQIARLGGDVSSLVPGPVGKRLQKLKKGAR from the coding sequence ATGAATATAGCAGTCTACCCGGGAAGCTTTGACCCGATCACCAACGGCCACCTGGATGTTATCGAGAGGGCGGCCAAGCTCTTTGATAAGGTCATTGTCGCTATTATCCGGAACCCGGAAAAAAAATCCTTTTTTTCCCTTAAAGATCGCTTCGAAATGCTCAAATCTTCTTCCTTTCACTGCGATAACGTCGAGATCGACAGTTTTGACGGCTTGCTGGTCGATTACGTCCGGCGAAAAAAAGCCGGGGCGGTCGTGCGTGGCCTGCGCGCCGTTTCCGATTTCGATTATGAATTCCAGATGGCGCTGACCAACCGCCGGATGGCGCCGGAAATTGAGACCGTTTTTCTGATGACGGATTACCGCTATTCGTACTTAAGTTCCAGTTTCGTGAAGCAGATCGCCCGTTTAGGCGGCGACGTTTCCAGCTTGGTCCCCGGCCCGGTCGGGAAGCGCCTGCAAAAGCTAAAAAAAGGAGCGCGTTAA
- a CDS encoding sugar phosphate nucleotidyltransferase, protein MKGVILAGGTGSRLYPLTKVTNKHLLPVGRRPMIYYPIKQLVEAGIDEILIVTGVEHMGDIVNLLGSGKDFGCRFTYKVQDEAGGIAQALGLAESFVGQERMVVILGDNIFQDKLKPFVENYAKQRRGAKILIKEVTDPHRFGVAELRGGKIVSIEEKPKRPKSNYAVTGIYFYDHEVFTIIKRLKPSGRGELEISDVNRAYAARKNLTFDLLSGWWSDAGTFESLERASQLAEKG, encoded by the coding sequence ATCAAAGGGGTGATCCTGGCGGGGGGGACCGGTTCGCGTCTTTATCCGCTGACCAAGGTTACCAATAAACATCTCCTGCCGGTCGGCCGCCGGCCGATGATTTATTATCCAATTAAGCAGCTTGTTGAAGCGGGAATTGATGAGATTTTAATTGTGACCGGGGTTGAGCACATGGGTGATATCGTCAATTTACTGGGAAGCGGCAAAGATTTTGGCTGCCGTTTTACCTACAAGGTTCAGGACGAGGCGGGGGGGATCGCCCAGGCGTTGGGGCTGGCGGAATCTTTTGTCGGCCAAGAACGGATGGTCGTTATTCTGGGGGACAATATTTTTCAGGATAAGCTCAAACCGTTCGTCGAAAATTACGCCAAGCAAAGACGGGGGGCCAAGATCCTGATCAAAGAGGTCACCGATCCGCACCGCTTCGGCGTGGCCGAACTGCGCGGCGGGAAAATCGTTTCGATCGAAGAAAAACCAAAGCGGCCGAAAAGCAATTACGCCGTGACCGGGATCTATTTTTACGATCATGAAGTTTTTACTATTATCAAAAGATTGAAACCTTCCGGCCGGGGGGAACTGGAGATTAGCGACGTTAACCGGGCCTATGCCGCCCGGAAAAATCTGACCTTCGATCTTCTTAGCGGCTGGTGGAGCGACGCCGGGACCTTTGAATCGCTCGAGCGGGCCTCCCAGCTGGCGGAGAAGGGGTAG
- a CDS encoding tetratricopeptide repeat protein: MKKAWLVLLICVLAIGAAFGEVSGDRENISLKAGPTEPGEGLSLVWIEAIVYPKTVKGEKVISLGIRTASRVKEVSASFDFSANPIPLSTNDNMSWSTTYALPDTATVGVHVVRYKVIGKNGGAIQRTVEFFIEKQGWLPRNVSFVTTGEKVKTSGWPLTVTATCTALSGTSTRQLQTGSILIGISKVPWYKVMFDDGREGWVSATYVKEPTEDYFYMGYRAYQARKYASAAKYYRDAVTINPQLVKGYVWLAKSYMASGDLASASDAVKQSLQLSPRDIDCRVVANALAKRYLALANTRYREKKYHEAVAAYRDALALDPNSAKAWVDLGESLLKLGLDREAKDAWREGLRYDPQNSQLLAALKIKGVDLTVLRSDDDVKAKNSVSSLVAEDSLRLVKGERTSKGTKIESAIKSVISLTKSIGTPIAERGWKIKRQGEKFLVSYLCEQGGGGAESFDWMVDVDTKRVVPHNDNARLLMSRW; the protein is encoded by the coding sequence ATGAAAAAAGCCTGGCTGGTGCTTCTTATCTGCGTTCTCGCGATCGGAGCCGCTTTTGGCGAAGTTTCAGGCGACCGGGAAAATATCAGTCTTAAAGCCGGACCGACCGAGCCGGGCGAAGGTCTTTCCCTGGTTTGGATCGAAGCGATCGTTTATCCTAAAACAGTTAAAGGCGAAAAAGTCATCTCCCTTGGCATCCGGACCGCCTCCCGCGTCAAAGAAGTTTCGGCCAGCTTTGATTTTTCAGCCAACCCGATCCCGCTTTCGACCAACGACAATATGTCCTGGAGCACCACTTATGCCTTGCCGGACACCGCGACCGTCGGAGTTCATGTCGTTCGCTATAAAGTCATTGGTAAAAACGGCGGGGCGATCCAAAGAACGGTTGAATTTTTCATTGAGAAACAGGGGTGGCTGCCGCGCAACGTGTCGTTCGTGACCACCGGCGAAAAAGTGAAGACTTCCGGTTGGCCGTTGACCGTGACCGCAACCTGCACCGCGCTTTCCGGCACCTCGACCCGCCAGCTGCAGACCGGTTCGATCCTGATCGGGATCTCCAAAGTTCCCTGGTATAAGGTCATGTTTGACGATGGACGAGAAGGGTGGGTTTCGGCCACGTACGTAAAAGAGCCGACCGAAGATTATTTCTACATGGGGTACCGCGCCTATCAGGCGCGGAAGTACGCTTCCGCCGCGAAATACTATCGCGACGCGGTCACTATCAATCCGCAGCTGGTCAAAGGCTATGTCTGGCTGGCCAAGAGCTATATGGCGTCTGGCGACCTTGCTTCGGCATCCGATGCCGTTAAGCAATCGCTGCAGCTTAGTCCGCGCGATATCGATTGCCGGGTCGTCGCGAATGCCCTGGCGAAACGTTATTTGGCGCTGGCCAATACCCGCTATCGCGAGAAGAAATACCACGAAGCGGTCGCCGCTTACCGTGACGCTCTGGCCCTCGATCCCAATTCGGCCAAAGCCTGGGTCGACCTGGGAGAGAGCCTGCTCAAACTCGGTTTGGATCGCGAAGCCAAAGATGCCTGGCGCGAAGGACTGCGTTACGATCCGCAGAATTCCCAGCTCTTGGCCGCTTTGAAGATCAAGGGGGTCGATCTGACGGTCTTAAGAAGCGATGACGACGTTAAGGCGAAAAACTCGGTCTCTTCTCTGGTCGCGGAAGATTCGCTCCGTCTGGTCAAGGGTGAGCGGACCAGCAAGGGAACGAAGATCGAATCGGCCATCAAATCGGTGATCAGCCTGACCAAATCGATCGGAACCCCGATCGCCGAACGGGGCTGGAAGATCAAGCGGCAAGGTGAAAAGTTTTTGGTCAGTTACCTCTGCGAGCAGGGAGGCGGCGGGGCCGAGTCGTTCGACTGGATGGTTGATGTTGATACCAAACGGGTCGTCCCGCACAATGACAACGCCAGGCTCTTAATGAGTCGCTGGTAG
- the rsmD gene encoding 16S rRNA (guanine(966)-N(2))-methyltransferase RsmD: MRVIAGLAKGRQLKTPKGSNTRPLTDRVRGALFNILSVKAVESEFLDLFAGTGAVGIEALSRGADRAVFVELNRNAVELIRENLALTGFSEQAEVFQADVLRAIGLLAGKGEKFDLIFIGAPYDSPLLVKVMEKIAESELLKPTGILIAEHRKQHQLDPVYGKIELYREAGYGETILNFYRIKNEYSSLPGKL; this comes from the coding sequence GTGCGCGTAATCGCTGGGCTAGCCAAGGGGCGTCAGCTGAAGACCCCAAAGGGATCGAACACTCGGCCTTTAACTGACCGGGTCAGGGGGGCGTTGTTCAATATTCTCTCGGTCAAAGCGGTCGAGAGCGAATTTCTCGACTTATTTGCCGGGACCGGTGCGGTCGGCATCGAAGCTTTATCTCGCGGGGCTGATCGGGCGGTGTTCGTTGAGCTCAACCGGAACGCGGTCGAATTGATCCGGGAAAACCTGGCCCTGACCGGATTTAGCGAGCAAGCCGAAGTTTTTCAGGCCGACGTTCTCCGGGCGATCGGCTTACTGGCGGGAAAAGGCGAAAAATTCGACCTGATCTTTATCGGCGCTCCATATGACAGTCCGTTACTGGTCAAAGTCATGGAAAAGATCGCCGAGTCGGAACTTCTGAAACCGACGGGGATCTTGATCGCGGAACACCGCAAACAGCATCAATTGGATCCGGTCTATGGTAAAATCGAGTTGTACCGAGAAGCCGGTTACGGCGAAACAATTTTGAACTTTTACAGGATTAAAAATGAATATAGCAGTCTACCCGGGAAGCTTTGA
- the rfbB gene encoding dTDP-glucose 4,6-dehydratase, which produces MRLLVTGGAGFIGSNFIRYILANYSEVEVVNFDKLTYAGNLENLCDLDRDPRYTFVKGDICDPVAVDKAVAKLGPGGVIVNFAAETHVDRSIVDPGAFIQTDVYGTMVLLEAVRKHKIARYLHISTDEVYGSRDRGSFNEASPLQPNSPYAASKAGGDLLVRSYCRTYEIPALITRSSNNYGPYQYPEKLIPLFITNLLEKKKVPLYGDGKNVRDWLHVEDNCAAIALVLQKGKSGEIYNIGGGNERQNLEITGLILEALDLDPKKWVEPVKDRPGHDRRYSVDCGKIRRLGWRPAKPFESGLKETIDWYRENRKWWKKIRDKQLEFKKFYQQWYQKKS; this is translated from the coding sequence ATGCGCCTCTTAGTTACCGGCGGAGCCGGTTTTATCGGCAGTAATTTTATCCGCTATATTTTGGCCAACTATTCCGAGGTCGAGGTCGTTAATTTCGATAAACTGACCTATGCCGGCAATCTTGAAAATTTATGCGATCTGGACCGCGATCCGCGGTATACCTTCGTGAAAGGGGATATTTGCGATCCGGTTGCGGTTGATAAGGCGGTAGCGAAGCTTGGGCCTGGCGGCGTGATCGTCAATTTTGCCGCCGAGACCCACGTTGACCGCTCGATCGTCGATCCCGGGGCTTTTATCCAGACCGACGTTTACGGCACAATGGTCCTGCTGGAAGCGGTCCGCAAACATAAAATCGCCCGCTACCTTCATATCTCGACCGATGAGGTTTACGGCAGCCGCGATCGCGGGTCCTTCAATGAGGCGTCGCCGCTGCAGCCGAATTCTCCTTACGCCGCTTCCAAAGCGGGGGGGGATCTTTTGGTCCGATCGTATTGCCGGACCTACGAGATCCCGGCTCTGATCACCCGGTCGTCGAATAATTACGGGCCTTACCAGTACCCGGAAAAACTGATCCCGCTCTTTATCACCAACCTCCTGGAAAAAAAGAAGGTCCCCCTTTACGGCGACGGCAAGAATGTCCGCGACTGGCTTCATGTCGAAGATAATTGCGCGGCTATCGCTCTGGTCCTCCAAAAAGGAAAGAGCGGCGAGATCTATAATATCGGCGGGGGGAACGAACGGCAAAACCTGGAAATTACCGGGCTGATCCTCGAAGCCCTCGATCTCGACCCTAAAAAATGGGTCGAGCCGGTCAAGGATCGTCCCGGCCATGATCGACGCTATTCGGTCGATTGCGGGAAGATCAGGCGGCTCGGCTGGCGGCCGGCCAAACCGTTTGAATCCGGCCTCAAAGAGACTATCGACTGGTATCGCGAGAACCGCAAATGGTGGAAAAAGATCAGGGACAAACAGCTGGAGTTTAAAAAGTTCTACCAGCAATGGTATCAGAAAAAGAGCTGA